ACGATCGCGCCTCCACGGTCGGCAGCGTACTCGCGATAGCGCGATAGCGCCATCACCAGGAGTTGGGCCAAGAAGTAGACGACAATGGTCCCCACGTAGACGGCCATCATGATCAGCATGAGATTGCCGCCCTCGCCTCTGCGGTCGCCGCGTCCCCCGAAACCCCCGAACAGGCTCATCCAGAACAGCATCTGCATGAGGTAACCGGCCGTGATTACCAGCAGGCTGGCCCAGGTCATGACAGCGACGTCACGATTCTTCACGTGGGCTAGCTCGTGACCGAGCACGGCCTCGGCCTCACGGTCGGTGAGCCTGGACATCAGACCGCGTGTGACGGCCACTACGGCGTTGTCCGGGTTCCGACCTGTCGCGAAGGCGTTGGGCACGTGCGTGTCCATTACCGCGATCTTCTTGGGCTTGGGGATCTCGTACATCTGCGCGAGCCGCTCGATGGTCGCGTGCAGCCACGGCTCCTCCTGTGCAGTGACCTCGCGCGCGCCGGTGGACATCAGCACCAGCTTGTCCGACATGAAGTACTGGATCAGGACACCGATTAGAGCGAAGCCGAAGATCAGGACCGGGGAGATGCCCGCCCAGAACAGCAGGCCCATGAACACAACCCACAGGCCAGCCAGCATGAACATCGTGAAGAACATGCGGAACGTGAGTCCAGTATCTCTACCGTAGCTGCGTTGTCTCACCAGCGGAGCTCCTGTTGTGCTCTGTTCGGCCCGCCTATGTCTTAATCATAGCGAATGCACAGGATGTCCGAGGCCCCGGTTTGCAGACCTCAGAGAGTACAACGCAGGAGTCCTTGGTCAGTTAGTGAGAGCCCCTAATGCTGCTGGTTGTCGGCCCCCGACGGAGGCCGTGTCAGGATCACTTTCAATCGCTTCAGCCGGGTGGCTGCACCAGCTCGATGAGGACGTCGTCCGGGCCCTCGATGTAGGCGAGCTTTGCGCCGCCTGCCACCTCGGTGATGGGCAGAACGACCCGGACTCCCGCAGCGGACAGCCGGTCGATGTCGGACTCGATGTCCTCGACGTCGAACCCGAAGTGCTCCAAGCCCAGCCGGTTCAGTTCCGCAGAGGCGCGCTCGTCTGAAGACCCCGCCACCTGTGATGAGATGTTCAGGCGGACGGGCGAGCCCATGTCCATGCTGATCGTCACTGTGCCGGGCATGACCTCGCGCTCGGAGACCTTCGTGGCACCGAAGTGTTCGGCGTACCAGTCCGCCGACGCGGAGGGATCTGCTGATCGTATGTGAACGTGGTTGATGAGGTATGGCATGTGTCATCCTCCTGTTGTCTAGCTCCCGTTAGGTGTCCTCTCCCGTCAGGGAAAGGGTAGAGGTGAGAGCGAAGATTTCCCCTCATCCTAACCTTCTCCCCAGGGAGAAGGGACTTCTTGATCTCACTTTCGCCTTGCTGTGTGACTACCCGATGCGACCGCCGGGCATGTTTGTCCATGCGCTCATTTCGTGTGCCATCACGACCGGATCGGCCTTGCAGACGAAGTTCGGGTTGAGCTGGTCAATCGAGGTTACACCCATGAGAGCCATAGCGACGGTGATCTCGTCTTCCAGAAGTTCCAGCACCCTGACTACACCCTCGCATCCGGCGGCAGCAATTCCCCAGCCCTGGAGCTTTCCGATTGCGACAGCGTCGGCGCCAAGAGCGACGGCCTTGAGGACGTCAGTGCCGCGCTGTATGCCACCGTCCAGTACTATCGTCGCCTTGCCGTCGACAGCCTCGACGATCTCAGGCAGCATCTCAAGCGTTCCCTGTCCGTGGTCTAGCTGTCGTCCACCGTGGTTGGACACCCAGATGACATCCACGCCGTGCTCTATTGCGATCTTCGCGTCCTCGGCGGTCGCGATGCCCTTGAGCATGAACGGCAGTCCGGCAAGTTCCTTGATCCTAGCCGCTGTCTCCCAGGTGACCGAAGCCGCATGGGATGGATTGCGCGGGGCGCGGCGCGTGGGTGTGAGATACCTCGTCAGCAGCGGCCGCTCTCTCCGGCTGTAGTGGGCGGTGTCCACGGTGATGCAGAGACCGATGTACCCAGCGTCCTTGATCGCACCGACACGCTCTTCGATCCACGCCCAGTCGCCGTGGAGGTAAAGCTGGAATACCTTTGGGTGGTCGACCGCAGCGGCAATATCCTCAAGTCCGGGCTCCGTGACAGAGCTTACGACGTGCATGACGCCGTACTCGGCCGCAGCCCTGGTGGAAGCCGCGCCTCCCTCGGGATTAAAGACCTGGAGCGAGCCAATTGGTGCAAGCAACACCGGGATCTTCAGGTTCTGTCCCAGGAATGTCGTGGACGTGTCTACACTGGAGACATCGACCAGCACCCGGGGGCGGAATGCAACCTGGTCGAAAGCCAGCCGGTTGCGGCGCATGGTCGTCTCAGACTCAGACGCGCCCACCAAGTAGTCCCACGCGCCCTGGTGCAGGTTCACCCGTGCTCTCTGG
The Dehalococcoidia bacterium genome window above contains:
- the htpX gene encoding zinc metalloprotease HtpX, which gives rise to MRQRSYGRDTGLTFRMFFTMFMLAGLWVVFMGLLFWAGISPVLIFGFALIGVLIQYFMSDKLVLMSTGAREVTAQEEPWLHATIERLAQMYEIPKPKKIAVMDTHVPNAFATGRNPDNAVVAVTRGLMSRLTDREAEAVLGHELAHVKNRDVAVMTWASLLVITAGYLMQMLFWMSLFGGFGGRGDRRGEGGNLMLIMMAVYVGTIVVYFLAQLLVMALSRYREYAADRGGAIVTGAPMQLASALAKISNDMYRIPDEDLRDVRHANAFMFAPALSGNDISRLFSSHPPTEKRIERLQNMQRELERGTPFRP
- a CDS encoding VOC family protein; the encoded protein is MPYLINHVHIRSADPSASADWYAEHFGATKVSEREVMPGTVTISMDMGSPVRLNISSQVAGSSDERASAELNRLGLEHFGFDVEDIESDIDRLSAAGVRVVLPITEVAGGAKLAYIEGPDDVLIELVQPPG
- a CDS encoding alpha-hydroxy-acid oxidizing protein; this translates as MEFLSNEEIVQRARVNLHQGAWDYLVGASESETTMRRNRLAFDQVAFRPRVLVDVSSVDTSTTFLGQNLKIPVLLAPIGSLQVFNPEGGAASTRAAAEYGVMHVVSSVTEPGLEDIAAAVDHPKVFQLYLHGDWAWIEERVGAIKDAGYIGLCITVDTAHYSRRERPLLTRYLTPTRRAPRNPSHAASVTWETAARIKELAGLPFMLKGIATAEDAKIAIEHGVDVIWVSNHGGRQLDHGQGTLEMLPEIVEAVDGKATIVLDGGIQRGTDVLKAVALGADAVAIGKLQGWGIAAAGCEGVVRVLELLEDEITVAMALMGVTSIDQLNPNFVCKADPVVMAHEMSAWTNMPGGRIG